AAACCAATTAATCTGTGTGattatctattttaataaatggaGGTTGGAGAAGAGATGATCTTTGCTGCCACGTAGTGGTACAAATTATGTCCAACACGAACCCCTACATTTTCTACATCCTTAAAGTAAAAGCTGGTTTTGAATATCTGGAGACatatctaaaaaaacaaaaaaaaatagttcatCCCAAATTCAAAAGCAAAGTAATACTaataagaatttttatttttgctattgTGACATTTTCGCGATAAATTTCCAGAATGTCAGAAGCCAACATTTTCattaatgtgatttatttttaatttttttgtaaaacaaaatccataaattgtaattttttacattatcgTAACGaaagttttttttggggggtggaGGGTGGAATGCTTAActgtcacaaaaaaataatggccataaaataggcttcattttcttaATTCAATAAAAATTTGTATTCCTTTTGACTTTGTTGTGAAATACAACCTGGATATTTCTTTGAGAGATTGatcatattttacagtttatattTATGACAGTCTTGCTTAAGTTTAAATTATAACTAGGAATCGACCAGGAATCAGTTACTTACCTCAGTCATCATCgccttgtttttttgtttgttttttttttgcttccatgaaaaataaaaataaatatttaaatcaaatactttcaaatttttttatttcaacacaCGTAAAAAAGGATATGCATTCAGTCTATTTtctttaagattaaaaaaagcaaataatatTGCTGATTTTCGATGCCTGCAGATGTCCTAGGGTACGTCTTTAAAAGGGAGACAGTGAATTTCATCTAAACGTGGATTTTTCTGTCCTGGTTCGGGAGGTATCAGTGCGCCACAGAATTGAGCGGTTCTGCTCTTATGTTTCCAAGATCCAGCGCAGAATCTGTTTCTTCATCGATTTCACCGATTACAGCccttaaaacacaaaaacatacaagcCTTTAAAATCCAATAAAGTCTGCAGTTGTTTTacacaatgtaaataagtagcacaaacacatacacattatCGCCTCTGACTATATACAGTCCCAGGACCACCTGCTCTACACCCTGGGAAGAGCTGAACACCCGCTCGTGGCTTTCATCCAGGATGAGATTGATCGTCTGATCGAAGCCCTTTAGCGTCccctaattaaaaaacaatgaaagtcATAAGCAGTCTCCTTTATTAATGCACATAAACAATGCTACTTAAGGAGATGAGAAAGACTCACCACAATCATTCTGCCATCTGAAGTGACGATGGCAACCGTCCCTTAAATAATGTTGGTTAAGGAAATATCAGGCTCATAAAGACTTACATACACAATCATattcaatttatttgtaataaaaataaattgatttatttatatttatattatatatatatatatatatttatattatatatatatatatatatatatatatatatatatatatatatatatatatatatatatgtgtgtgtgtatgtgtgtgtgtgtgtgtgtgtgtgtgttattaaataaataaactagtataaactatgtatatatatatatatatatatatatagaaatatcaAGTCTCAATATGTAATCAATGTATAAATAGTAGAACactaataaatttaattaaatccaTGTAATAGATATAATTAGACACGCtacatgcatgcatttatatagAGTAAACAAACCATACACACAATTTATCATGCATATTAACTGTATATATGTAGCGCATATAAAATCTGATACATTACGTTCACACATGCATACTAAAACACGATAATGACTTTATCATGCTAACCATAACACGCTAAATCACTTGATAGCGCGCGCATTTAAACATAACCACTGTCATGCAACCAACACAACGCCACCAGCCACCGATCTACAACAACATCACCATCATGAAGTGCATCAAAGGATACGGTTGATGTAGCTCTCGAGAGCGGTAGACATCTCTGCTGGAGCGTGTTTAAATCCACCGGTTCTTGAGCACAACTACAACGAAACACATTCGTTCAGCTGCGACCTGAACCGGAAATGAGAACGAAGAGACTCGAGTAGCCGATGACCTATCGCGGCAGCACTAGTCGAGTAGGAGCAATCGAACCTGGGGTGATGTATATTTATCCAGAAGATGGCGCACTCTATAGGTTTCTAACAAGGAGGTCTATATAATACGGTTTCTAACGAGCAACCTTTGAGATTAGAATCAGTTCTTGGTGAAAAGACAAATTGTTTCAAGGTCACAGTGGGGGCTGATGGAAATACTGATGGTGTTGATGACAATGGAACTTACACACAAGTATTGTGGTGGTGCAATAGTGAAGCTACTTTGATTTGTATCATCACATTGATGCTCTTTACATGGTATTTCAAATATTACTTTGGTATTATCAGGATAAATGTCCAAACTATGATGTTACCATTGTAtatttccccccaaaaaagacATGGTATTGCAAACTATGGCAGCTCTTGGTTTGGTTCCTTTATGAAGCTAGATAAACAATAATTACCTAAACAATCCATTGCACAATCATAGCTAAAGGAAATAAACCAGATGATAATTTTTCACATTCTGAACTCTGTCCAAACCCCTTGTTACAATAGAAAACACCAGTTGTAAAGCACAACACAAGTGATTGTTAAAGTTAATCATTTATGTTGTTATGAGGAAGTGAACTTTAAGCCTGAGATGCATTAGAAGGATCTCCAAGAAACCATTATGGTAACAAATGCTGTATGAAACACACATACTTGAACCGGGGGAAGAAAAATggatgtataaaataaaatctttccGACAGTTTAGACTTTTACCATACCAAATTGGACAAATAACAAGGGAAACTGGTTGAGCAGTACAGGTAATTTTTTGAAAGTGGTATTTAAACAATggaaatttaatttgttttaaatttctattcatcaagtaATATGATCTTCTTGTAACTTATCTCTGTTTTCTGTTTCCACACAGGCTGTTTTAGATTTCACGTGAAGCTGTGACAGTTTGTTAAAGGCAACATGAAAGCAGACGACAAACTTCAGATCTTGAAATTCTTTCTCATGCTTGTCAATTCCTTCTTTGTGGTAAGAAGAAATAACCATAGATCTATACGTTACTGGCATGGATTTTAGAGACATTTCTTGTTTATCACTTACAAAGAAAGAACTTCCTGGACTGCAGTCAAATATATTAATCATATGGTGGACATTGACATGCAGCTCGTAATTTGATTAAGCTTGTTTTCTGCCAGCAGTGTGCATAGACAGACTTCTGCACCCTTCaaataaaacatcttaattcATGCATGGCTACATGTACAAACAAGTAACAATTTACATGATCTTGACAGATTCTTGGCATCAGCATTTTTGCGTGTTCTGCTTGGATTTTATTTGATAAGGACAGCTTTGTAAGTGTTCTCAGCTCTGGTAAGTTTTCCGGTTTGTCATAGTCTATCATTATTCAAAATAGCAGCTTACACAATGCATGTTAATGCATGCTATTGCAATTTGCCTCAGATTAcctataataatgtattaggaCATTACAAAGTATACTACTTTGTCGTAGCCAATTTTTAGTGTCCTTCAATCTGATTTTGGTGTGTTAATGAAGCAAAATGTGTGGTCTCTCAGGACAGGAAGTGAAGGTGGTGGCTGGGGGGCTCTTTTTCATTGGCcttgttgtgttttttgtgtCCTTGCTGGGTTGTGCTGGTGCCTATTTTGAGAGCCGATGCTTCATCATATTTGTAAGCATAATTCATGCAGAGCACAAAGACACTAATAACTTTTACCCTGTTTTCTGAGTTGCAATAAAAGCTTGGTTTTAACATTTCCtcttctttgttttttcagtatCTGTGCTTCTTGATCGTCATCATACTGGGTCAGCTTTTCATCACCTCTGTGCTATTAATACGAAGAGACAAGGCAAGTCtttacataaattataaatactGTAAGGAAAAACACAGCTGGCTTCAACTACACACGGGATTCCAATGATAAAGTGATTAAACAAATTGTCTAACACATGTTTTGAATGTCACCAGATTGAGCAGTTTTTGAAGGATAATGTGGACGAGATCATTAGGGAGTATGGAGGAAATGAAACCCAAACGTCTTGGAAACTTCTAGACAGTGTGCAGACTTCTGTACGTGGCTGATTTACATCTGAATGCAAGATGAGTGTATGATAATTATAACTATTTTAGCTGACAATCAGCTATAGAAAGGTATGTTTTgatataagtgtatttttatgctgTAGGCAAAATGCTGTGGTAGGCTGACCTCAAATGAATGGAGGAATAACACAGTTATTAAGTCCTGGGGGGAGACTGACATCTACCCTTGCTCCTGTTTTGACGGTACCTGCCCTATAATTCTGCCTGGAACACACAGCTTTGGAAACGGATCAGACATCTATGAAACGGTACCATATGTTGCCTTTTTCCATCATTACAACCTTTTTAATTATCCTCCTTGTTTTAATTTGCACACTAAAgcaggtttttttattttttgtgataggGCTGTGAGAAGGCACTAGTGGACTGGCTAGAGATGAATATAATCGTAATATTTGGAATGGATGTTGGGCTTCTTTTGATTCAGGTAAGGagagaccaaaaaaattaaatgatttttcacataatatgtaaccaagtaaaaaaatattctgGGTCTTAGATTTAAGCATCTTAGatttagctaaaataaaataaaaataataattgttgtaTGTTTCTCCCTTGGAAGCgcataatgcaatacaagttaagaATGTTTGATTTAgacagcaaaaataaaaccaaaaagtaATTGTTGTGATTCATTGTAGTGATTGAGCTTAACTTGTATTTAacttggaataaaataaaataaaaattggtgTATATTTCTACCTTGTAAGTGTAtaatgcaattaatttcagTGATAGAGCTGAACTTGCATTTAACCTAAaatgagataaaataaaataaaataaaaaaacaattgttgTATATTCCTTCTTGGAAACACATAACGTAATACAAGTTAAGCATCTTTGACTtatactgcaaaataaataaataaataattgttccAAGATTTCTACCTTGCAAGTGTATAATCCAATTCATTGTAGTGATTGAGCTTACCTTGTATTTAacctggaataaaataaaataattttaattttagcattttagtGACTGAAGCTTAATTTTCTATTTAACTTGGAATATTTCTAAACTGAGTTAGGACATTACAAGtagtattttaacatcaaaaaatctaaatgatttcgtattgttttgtcttgtaatgCTCAGATTCTGCAGTTTATCTTTGCCATCCAAACCTTCAAATGCATTGGCCGTAAGACGAGGGAACTGCATCCCAGTAATCTACTGAACGCTATGGAGGAGAATCCTGCATCGCAGCCTGAAAACCAGCAGTACAGTATGGAAAATCAGCAGTTTGATACTCAAACCTACAACCCTCAAATGGACAATGGCTACCATCATCACGGTGGATATGTTGATGGGAATTATGACCAGTATAACAATCCTGAATTTTACGAACCGGATAACAGTCAAATGTACAGTAGCCATCATAGTGTGCAATACCAGCAGAGCTACAATGGCAGTTATGGTCAAGGATACATGCAGCACCAGAGCTACAATCCTGATGATTACTGAAGCCAGATTTCTTCTCTCATGTAACGTGATCAGATTGGGATGGGCTAATTTGCggttttaaaaatagcattctGTACAAAGAGCAGGCTGTGGTCTGTGCCTGACCAAAGACACTTAAAACCTTCTCGTAAGACCATTGTTTTGTTTCACTAAGTTCAGGTTAGTGCCTGTTCCCAGGAGtatcatttgtcattttaaagacAACCAGCATCTTTTTCTCAAACAATTCATTCCAGACCTCTAAGGTTAAAGGCTTTAtaagacaaaatatttctgtagaAGTCACAGCTCCGGGTTTGATGACAGACAATTAACTCCTTTTTCTGGCAGATTTTATCACaagtttccattttattttaatgcccCATGACAAGTTTACAGATATTTTATAACTGTAGTagtgtaattatataaaaaatactgacctgAAGTTATATCCAATATGAGACAATCCACACAAAATAACTAGcaacaatattattaaaacactgTTATATGGtaaaaacgtttttttaaataaagaataaaaaaaactacatgATTTCTACTTGAatcatacaattaaaaataaacatgttttatatacaaacgctataattatattattttgattattactAATCAATagagaacaaaaaacacacaaactgtATTTAAGATGCGTGTAAACCATTAGTCATCCTTTGCTTTTCGTGCCACGGAGATTCCTTGCTCTCAGTTGTGATATTCAGATGATTTGAGTGGTTGTTTTGTAAATCACTGCACACTCAGACCTGCTTTATGAGTCAAGAGTTGATGTTAATGACACTGGGGGCCGTTTAGTGTGTGaatgtatctgtgtgtgtgtgtcggaaGCTGAGTCGTAGAATCAAGAGTGGGCTTTGACTGAAGTTTGATGGACGACACTCTCAATTGGCCATAAAGAGCGGCGTGTCTGTCCGCATGAGAGGGCCCTTTGTTACGGTGACTCTGCGGTTGATGATAGCCAGGCTGACATTACCGACCTCGTGCGGTTATGAGTTGGCAGTCATGCTTTATGACAACAGTTGACAGCGCACGCATTGATGGAGACAATGAGAAAGTTACATGGAGAAGAACTAGTGATTTCCACTGCCAGTACCTGATTCTGCTCTGGACAGAGTGATGCACAATGACTCAACGGGGATTTTTAGGACTGTCTGGGATGCGCTGGGACAGTGATACAAAAATTAATAGGTTGTATTTTCAAAGAATAGTtgatctaaaaatgaaaattatgtcatttactcactttcatgttATTCGTGACTTTTGTGGAACGCTAAATGAGaagttttgaagaatgtttatgCTGCTCTTATAATGTGACAATGcttgtcaagctccaaaaataacaaaagcatactctaaaaactgtaaatgtagACCATATGACTCATGGACATTATTCTAAAGCCAAATGGCAGCTTTGCACAAAACAGatcaaaatgtataatgtaaaataatgtaaaatattaaatttctcATTTGTTCTGCTCTTATATTGCGACAATGgcctgtcaagctccaaaaatgaccaaaaagcAAACACTTTGTAAATGTAGTCCATAGGACTCATGGGAAATATTCCGAAAGGCCAGCTTTGTGCAGAACACATAGAAATTTAAGTTGATATTTACTGAAATTTTGCGCAAATcccattagcatttaaaaaaaaaaaaaatctaattgacAAAAGTATTTGAACCCTTAAGTCACATATAATGTATGAATTgcattacatacaaaatatcaaaccaagtggcatCAACAAACCAAATGCAATCATTCATTTCTATCTACTGGTACAAAGTCATTTCACACTTTGTAGTTTATCATATAAACATGTTCCACAAGGTCTCCAAATCCATTTTTCTTAACTGTGCACAATGTATGTATTACGGTACTTTACAGTCTGAAACCAAATAAAATGGTTTTACCTATTTATGTTCTACttgaaaagtgtgtttttttgctttatttctttaaaataacctAAAGATaacttggtttgatattttgttatatgatgCATTGAAAATCCAACATTAAGTGCAGCTTAAGCGTTCAAACACTTTGTTTTACGGAAGGAAGCAGCATAAACATTGACTAATCTATCTAATCTGAACAGTGAAAAATCAATTCTAATCTACTCAGTTGGTCTTAATCTCAAGACAATGTTATTGAGTTACAGCGAGCAGGAAAACGGACACCGGAATGATCAAGAGATGCTATAGCAAGTGAGATTGAATTATGCGACATGAGTCATGTTGATGTTACATCTTTACCATGAGAGCTCTTTTCTCATGCTCTCTGGGTTTCCCCATGTTTTCAAGAAAACAATCAGCTTTTGTTGCGCCGCTGGAGTGTGCGAGTTAATAAAACGCAGTCGGACTGATGACCTGGATTGCAGACCCTCTCAAAAGGGACAGACACATTCGGTTCTTCCAGCCAGagagtgtttgtgtgagagagacagttTGGACCTGTTAAAGCCAAAGTAGAGATGTCAGATACCTCCTTCTTCAGAAGAACCGGATCTTCTGAGGATCCCATCAGGTTCAGTGTTGGTTAATAAATGAGTAGTAAACACCAAAAATCTAGGCACTGTTGTCCACGCTCTAAATCAAATGTGTTTCTAGACAAGCCTGTGCTCTGTTCCAAAGATGTTTTCTGGTGCAAAATAAACCACCGTCCTCATGCAATGGGGCGCTGGCACAAAAAAGCCATTTATCCTCCTCACAGAGGCCTGCAGGACCAGCAGCGTTCCTCAAAGCCAGCGAGCTGCCGCGGGCATCGCAGCAGACCAACCAATGCGCTCATCAAAGAACCACACTTCCTGCCGGATGAAATTCTCCCATAGCTTTTAGGATGGCATCACGTAGTAACAGACTCTCATTGATTGGTTAAGCTCCACACAAGTTGCGATTTGTCTCTTCTGCCTAATGTTTTTTGTGGTGAGCAGGTAAGGCTTGATAAGCAAGACTAGAAACATCTCATGCATCCCTCCTGGAACAGCCAACATATTCCCTTCATTGTCCGCTTCATATACCCGGAGATTTCCACCACAAAATACTGCCATTTCCAATGAGTTTCctcatgcatttttaatttaaacctCTGTGTCTGCACACCCTAAAGAATCCACCCACGCCCTGTAAGGATGCCACATGTTGATGGAAAAAAAAGGCTTTGTTAGGTCTTGTTTACTAACTGGTAAACAGACAAAGACTTGTTGCAATTAACAGACTGCTACCTGTCCTGTTGGCTGCTAGAGCTGGAATCAGGGTCTCCTTGCGCAGCTCCGCTGTGGGGCCCGGTTCTGCTTTCTTCAGCTCCGCCGTGGGGCTCATTCAAGCTGACTTCATGCATTCTTTGCACACAACAGTCACTTCTTTTAAATACCTGCGGATAGGTATAGATTGAGATAACTTTGATGGATGACAAGTCCTTTCTATCATAATTGACCTCACTGAGACTTGCAAAATATGGGTGTTCTCAAAGCAGAGCACTGTCAgtgcaaaaatggcaaaaatttCTTTGAGCGCCTTCAGGGCTTCCTCATAATTGTGACACAAGCTTCTGCTACGGGTAAACATAGTTATACTTTGTAAGGGTATATAAGGGTACTAACTTACCGTTCTGACAGTGAGGACCAGAAGTGCCATGCTAGGGATGATGAGCAGTGCCAAGAGCCCATGAATCGCTCCGCTCATACCGTTCTGCTGTCTGCTTTGACCTGCCAGAACATAAAAGCACATTCCCTTCTTAGCTCTTACGTGTACAGTACGCTATATAGCATGAAGTACCTGAAAGGCACACCCATTTGTGTTTGTTGAGCATTCATTTCAAAAGCATTTGCATTAATGAGGTGTTTAATCTCCCTAACGGCTTCCATTTTTCTTGGAAGGCTTTCCACTAGATGTTGGGACATGGCTGTGGGGATTCACTTTCATTCAGACATAAGAGCATCAGAGATTCATTGTTAGTCTCTTCAATGTCACTAatgggaaatttttttttttgatacaaCGTAGACCAAAAATAGTTATAAAGACGATAAtatcttttaattgtgattttaCTGTAAGCCATgaataatatatgaaaaaataaaactgcaagaTATTAACAATGGTCtaacaacattttttgtttagaaaaatatagatttttttttttccaaataattCAATCATAGTtaattatatactatataaggtatttcaaaacatttttttctcagctggactcctttaaaaaaatatatctaaagtACTCCCTgacattttatgttaatatttaaataatttactggttctctgatgttggttaatggTAACATGACATGCATGTAAAATATggaagtaaaatattttaatattttgattaagtgtttcttattttgattttaaattatttgttttaatttaacatttttgttagttatttatttaattattagtttTCATCAATTCACAAACCAcctgcagttccttcacaaaCTTCCAGGGTTTTGCAAACCAAAATTTAAGAAAccatgtattatattataattttgagAGATTTATCCACTTAAGTGGCGCAAGCTGAACTGAATTGCGAATGAAAACTGGTACAATTAAGCGctgttaataatattactgaaacACATCCTATACATATGTAATTTACCATGTATTACTCACATATTACAACTTGACATGAATGCCAAAGAAAACCTAAGCTAAGTTACATGCTAATCAAAATTCACTTTGTGAATACGGTCTTTCTGTATTTAAAGcacaatgcattaaaacacgcacaatgaataaataaagcataaataattcataatactCTATTGCAATAATGTAGTCATAATGTTATTTCATGAGCACAGGTTGTCACAACAAGGACAGTTCTTACATATTCTGTTAAATGTTGAGACGGTATAaaattcatattatattaaaatgtttgaatattgAATTTAGCACTTTCTCAACATAATATTGACTAAATGTAGaggatattaaaaataatataatttaaaaaaaaatatttatatatttaaagaataCATAACAAAAGCTTTGACTAAAACAAAAACGAATACAGTAAGGGGTTCAAGTCTGGGCTTTGGTCCCAAAAAGGGGTTTCACACAATTCACTAGAATGTTATCGGATGCTTGGATAGTGCAACACTCCTAGTGCACACTATCTACTGATTTTCCTGCTATAGTGTGTTTTGCACACGTGCTCAAATTTTGCACGCATGTCCTCAAGGTTTAAGAAATTCATGTGCAGGCCAGATGGAATCGTCCTCCTTGGAACTCTGAAAGACAGCAGTTTTCTGGAGAATAAGTTCTTCGTATCTGCCGTTCTTTGCTTTATCATCTTTACATCCGTTCCGCAGAATTCTCattttttcttccaaaaaaagATTCCATCTATACCTGCTCATGCATCATATacatgagagagaaaaaacaatattttacaaaatcacCTGGTGTGAAAGGAGGAGCTGGGGGGGTCTTGCAAGGAGGAGGTATGCAGTCATGAAATTTCACAAGCGTGGATCCAGCTTCTGTAAGAACCTCTTTAACATGATTAAAGTAACGTCTAGTCGGCCACTTTCCCCTTCTGTAGTGGCACTCGAATGTTTGCATTGTCACCTCCTAGAGAAGGCAAACAAACGAGAGTGAACCGACAGCCACGACAACGTTTCAAAGAATGCGAATGTAAACGCAAGGAAATTACCAGCTCCTCATTGTCCAGAGTGAAACGAAAACCCTCCAGCATTGTTATAAAAATAGTGATGTTCGCTTTATTGGTGGACAGGTTGCCAAACTTGAGGGCCAATGTTTTTAAACTGCTTTCAACATGATACAGGTTCACATATAGCCAGCAAGCTCCACCCTTAGATATTAGAATAGAAAAATGCTTATAGGCGTCATTTCTGGAACTGTCACAAACCACAACAACTCTTTAATAGATAATGTTTTATCTGATAATGGCCCTAAAattatttggacacttaagccagacttaaaaatgtaatcatgCAATTGCATTATATGTACGATTGAgcggaatttattttaaagaaacagGCATGAgcattttttaatgcaaaacatttcaacatataaaaacaacaaatacattGTTTAAACTTAAAAGGAAAGATATCAAGACAGTTCACAAATGTATGTGAACTACACCTGCCAAGAGAACTAACTAAATTCACTAGCTGGTTAAAAGTCACTACAAAAATCAGAGAAGTGAAGTTAGTTCAGAAATAAGCTTTAGCATCATTTGTTTGTCACATGGTTTGATATTTATATAtctaattcaaatgaaaatcatACATAAAGTTTGGCTCAAAGTGTGCAAATATGATTTTGGGCCATTGTAAATGTATCCACATGAACAAGAGAGCAAACTTAGTCAACCATATCATCAAATATTAGCATTTATCACACTTACCACATCCTTGGTGATGAAGCGGATAGGTATTCTGTAGTCACTGGGAATGTTTTCACTCTGATTGGTTCAAGAAACAAGAAGTGGTTGGTTGTACACCGGAAAAAAGTCCTAACTAGCAAAAATGGTAAATGTTATTGATTTCCCTGCTGGGAAAAATAGCTAAAACTAGATGGTTTGTTGATCTTAGCTGGTCTGCCAGCCTAGCCAAGCTAGTCTTAGCCTGTTAAGAAGGTCTCCCTGCATGGCTAAACTGGTCTTCAGCTAGTCATGACCAGATAAAAACGCTCAAATCCCATCTAAAAACAGCTTTCAGACCAATAAACCATCGCAAGCTGGGTTTAACTTTTTGTCCTGCAGGGTTTCACAAAGTAATAACACAGAAAGCAAgaaaacaatgaataaaacTCCTTTTGCAAAACTTACCAGTGTTTCCAACGTGGCAACATCATCTGTTAAAGGGCTTCCAAAAACACCTGAGCAGGTCACAAGCCCAGAAAAAAGCAACACTAATACACAAATGCTTTCTCCGATCTATAACGAAAAAGTCTCAATGTAGTTACAGTAATCCAGACAGTAAATAACGCGCGCAACACCTATCCAGTCTGAAAATGATCACAGGACACATAGGCTACTAATCGTTTCACTACACAATCCCTATAAGTAATGAAAAGTAATCAACGATGCATAATGTGTGTTAGAAAGTGAGTTGTGCCACCGCGCATTCGTTTACGCTGTGGGTGTGCGTGCGCGTCTCCAAAAGTGCATGTACTCACCTTAACCTCCCTCATGTGGAACATgggaatattaaaaacaaatcagcAGTGACTCCTTACTTTCTTCGCTTTCCCTGACAACGGAATGCAGGCATGTTTCCGCCTGTACATCTGACTGCAGATAATCACAGGACGGGCTCAGGATCAGTGGTTTTGGCGTGTCTTTCTCCTCTGGTCCCGATGGAGAGCATGGCGTGCTCAGTGCGCAATTTCGCCCTGCAGCGCTTCTGTGAATTGAATGGGGGCGGATGGACTTGTCCTCTGTGTTTAAGAGGTAGGGCGCTTTGACTCACTTATAATGTGTAAAATAGAGAAAACTATTCAAGGGAACATGGGTGACTCATCCAGACCTCAATCACAAGTGACACATGGCAGTTTtgtatgaaaaaagaaaagaaaaggttaAACCAGCCTGAGACTGTTTGCTGGTCTTG
The sequence above is drawn from the Onychostoma macrolepis isolate SWU-2019 chromosome 04, ASM1243209v1, whole genome shotgun sequence genome and encodes:
- the lsm8 gene encoding LSM8 homolog, U6 small nuclear RNA associated, translating into MSTALESYINRTVAIVTSDGRMIVGTLKGFDQTINLILDESHERVFSSSQGVEQVVLGLYIVRGDNVAVIGEIDEETDSALDLGNIRAEPLNSVAH
- the si:ch73-139j3.4 gene encoding CD82 antigen, translated to MKADDKLQILKFFLMLVNSFFVILGISIFACSAWILFDKDSFVSVLSSGQEVKVVAGGLFFIGLVVFFVSLLGCAGAYFESRCFIIFYLCFLIVIILGQLFITSVLLIRRDKIEQFLKDNVDEIIREYGGNETQTSWKLLDSVQTSAKCCGRLTSNEWRNNTVIKSWGETDIYPCSCFDGTCPIILPGTHSFGNGSDIYETGCEKALVDWLEMNIIVIFGMDVGLLLIQILQFIFAIQTFKCIGRKTRELHPSNLLNAMEENPASQPENQQYSMENQQFDTQTYNPQMDNGYHHHGGYVDGNYDQYNNPEFYEPDNSQMYSSHHSVQYQQSYNGSYGQGYMQHQSYNPDDY
- the kitlgb gene encoding kit ligand b isoform X2; the protein is MFHMREVKIGESICVLVLLFSGLVTCSGVFGSPLTDDVATLETLSENIPSDYRIPIRFITKDVEVTMQTFECHYRRGKWPTRRYFNHVKEVLTEAGSTLVKFHDCIPPPCKTPPAPPFTPGQSRQQNGMSGAIHGLLALLIIPSMALLVLTVRTVFKRSDCCVQRMHEVSLNEPHGGAEESRTGPHSGAAQGDPDSSSSSQQDRAWVDSLGCADTEV
- the kitlgb gene encoding kit ligand b isoform X1 is translated as MFHMREVKIGESICVLVLLFSGLVTCSGVFGSPLTDDVATLETLSENIPSDYRIPIRFITKDVGGACWLYVNLYHVESSLKTLALKFGNLSTNKANITIFITMLEGFRFTLDNEELEVTMQTFECHYRRGKWPTRRYFNHVKEVLTEAGSTLVKFHDCIPPPCKTPPAPPFTPGQSRQQNGMSGAIHGLLALLIIPSMALLVLTVRTVFKRSDCCVQRMHEVSLNEPHGGAEESRTGPHSGAAQGDPDSSSSSQQDRAWVDSLGCADTEV